One Nitrosopumilus piranensis genomic region harbors:
- the trxB gene encoding thioredoxin-disulfide reductase, protein MMAADSGATVLETNDDNPKMPDKKKTKFDVIIIGAGPSGYTAGIYCSRAGYDTLILSGILPGGQLVNTTEVENYPGFENGIMGPDLMIEMRKQSQRMGTTIIDDEAVDVDFRRKPLKVLTASEEYEGRAVIIATGANPRKLGLEGEETFGGKGVSYCATCDGPFFRNQELVVVGGGDSAIEEATFLTKFATTVHLVHRRDELRASKVMQERAFNNEKIKFHWDSAVIDIKGNEKMQQAVLKNLKTNEEATLDVGGLFVAIGHVPNTKLFKNQIDLDDEGYVVLKDKTHTNVEGVFAAGDVHDRSYRQAITAAGFGCMAAIDVDKYLTESADKQE, encoded by the coding sequence ATGATGGCAGCAGATTCAGGTGCAACTGTACTTGAAACAAATGATGACAATCCAAAGATGCCAGACAAAAAGAAAACAAAATTTGATGTTATCATAATTGGTGCAGGACCATCAGGATATACTGCTGGAATTTATTGTTCCAGAGCAGGTTATGACACATTAATTTTATCAGGAATATTACCAGGTGGACAATTGGTCAATACAACAGAGGTTGAAAATTATCCAGGGTTTGAAAACGGCATAATGGGGCCAGATTTGATGATTGAAATGAGAAAACAGTCTCAAAGAATGGGAACTACAATAATTGATGATGAAGCAGTTGATGTTGATTTTAGGCGAAAACCACTAAAAGTTTTGACAGCATCTGAAGAATACGAAGGGCGTGCAGTCATTATCGCCACAGGTGCAAATCCAAGAAAATTAGGATTGGAAGGTGAAGAAACATTTGGTGGAAAAGGTGTATCATATTGTGCCACATGTGATGGGCCATTCTTTAGAAATCAAGAACTAGTTGTAGTGGGCGGAGGTGATTCTGCAATTGAAGAGGCAACATTTCTTACAAAATTTGCAACTACCGTACATCTAGTACACAGACGAGATGAATTACGTGCAAGTAAAGTGATGCAAGAAAGAGCCTTCAATAATGAAAAAATAAAATTTCATTGGGATTCAGCTGTCATTGACATTAAAGGTAATGAAAAAATGCAACAAGCAGTTCTAAAAAATCTCAAAACAAATGAAGAAGCAACATTAGATGTAGGAGGCCTATTTGTTGCAATTGGCCACGTCCCAAATACAAAATTGTTCAAAAATCAAATTGATTTGGATGACGAAGGCTACGTGGTTTTAAAAGACAAAACACACACAAATGTTGAAGGCGTATTTGCAGCAGGGGATGTTCATGATAGAAGTTATAGACAAGCAATTACTGCTGCAGGATTTGGATGTATGGCAGCAATTGATGTTGACAAATATCTAACAGAAAGTGCAGACAAACAAGAATGA
- a CDS encoding cysteine synthase family protein, which produces MTTVTDTDVLSRVGNTPLVKLDSLSHDNTDYFAKLEGHNPFGSVKDRAAYWMIKDGEERGILTKGKSIIIEPTSGNTGIALTGIANLWGYKVEIVIPEKASNETKDIIRNLGAKVFETSDDLCPKVGAGTDQSIALATSIASSRPDTYYSPNQYANEANFKGHYVGTGPEIWKQTEGKVTHFFTGVGTGGTITGIGAFLKEKNPNVKIIGCQPQQNHLIQGWRNFEESAKPDLFLKRENVVDDWISVDNSEAFSVVKEVFEKDQLLISPSSAAVYACMKKYPIQGDACVVGIFADDGRKFKSVYANQNVMSEDDFENCLKDAKHMSELAY; this is translated from the coding sequence ATGACCACCGTCACTGATACAGATGTTTTGAGTCGTGTAGGCAATACTCCTCTTGTAAAACTAGACTCTCTTTCACATGATAACACTGATTATTTTGCAAAATTAGAAGGGCACAATCCATTTGGTTCAGTAAAGGACAGAGCTGCATATTGGATGATAAAAGATGGTGAGGAGAGAGGAATTTTAACAAAAGGTAAGAGCATTATCATAGAACCTACATCTGGAAATACTGGAATTGCACTAACTGGAATTGCAAATTTGTGGGGGTACAAAGTTGAGATTGTAATCCCTGAAAAAGCAAGCAATGAAACTAAAGATATTATTCGAAATTTAGGTGCTAAGGTATTTGAGACAAGTGATGATTTATGTCCTAAAGTTGGTGCAGGTACTGATCAAAGTATTGCCCTTGCAACTTCAATTGCATCCTCGAGGCCAGATACGTACTATTCACCTAATCAGTATGCAAACGAAGCAAATTTCAAAGGACACTATGTTGGGACTGGACCTGAAATCTGGAAACAAACTGAAGGCAAAGTAACTCATTTCTTTACTGGTGTAGGTACTGGTGGCACAATAACTGGAATCGGTGCATTCCTTAAAGAAAAAAATCCAAATGTAAAAATTATCGGATGCCAGCCACAACAAAATCACTTAATTCAAGGATGGAGAAACTTTGAGGAATCTGCAAAACCTGATTTGTTTTTGAAGAGAGAAAATGTAGTTGATGATTGGATTTCTGTTGATAACAGTGAGGCATTCTCTGTAGTAAAGGAAGTCTTTGAAAAAGATCAATTATTGATTAGTCCATCTTCTGCAGCAGTTTATGCATGTATGAAAAAATACCCTATCCAAGGAGATGCATGTGTTGTTGGAATCTTTGCTGATGATGGAAGAAAATTCAAGAGTGTTTATGCAAATCAGAATGTAATGTCTGAAGATGATTTTGAAAATTGTCTTAAAGATGCAAAACACATGTCTGAATTAGCATACTAA
- a CDS encoding sulfurtransferase TusA family protein, which translates to MSESSEKKLDATGLFCPEPVFRTKIEIERMQVGETLTVSADDPAAEDDISRWVTRNGHELLDMSKDGDVITFQIKKVK; encoded by the coding sequence ATGTCTGAATCCTCAGAAAAAAAATTAGATGCAACTGGATTGTTTTGTCCAGAACCTGTTTTTAGAACCAAAATTGAAATTGAAAGAATGCAAGTAGGTGAAACGTTAACTGTTTCTGCAGATGATCCTGCTGCTGAAGATGATATTTCTAGATGGGTTACAAGAAATGGTCATGAACTCCTAGACATGTCTAAAGATGGCGATGTTATTACTTTTCAAATTAAAAAGGTGAAATAA
- a CDS encoding PHP-associated domain-containing protein, protein MPISAELHCHNSFSNFHVGDDEPPYDCDISIRDQLERSYNLGLDAIFVTNHNTLDGYNQLLEYKNDHAKFKNIDVFPAEEITTDTGAHVLAYGIHDAISPGLSLEEIIDEVRKQDGVSSAPHPFSLLDALRNDAKKCDMVEVFNSNNIDILSNARATEFALDNNMTQVAGSDSHVLSTLGRCVNVIDSENNLDDILRAMKKGKISISQTGYALQNETLDHLRYKINNSKEYIFDYISEHYPSTKWLFSLLLKLYDSNPNSHAWTLFYKLGIYFMKRISQKINFQNHDPSFMKDRYLPTMFKMAL, encoded by the coding sequence ATGCCAATAAGTGCAGAATTACATTGCCACAATTCCTTTTCAAACTTTCATGTTGGTGATGATGAACCTCCATATGACTGTGATATTTCTATACGAGATCAGCTAGAGCGATCATATAATCTAGGATTAGATGCAATTTTTGTAACAAACCACAACACGCTGGATGGATATAATCAATTATTGGAATACAAAAATGATCACGCTAAATTCAAAAACATTGATGTTTTTCCAGCTGAAGAAATTACTACTGATACAGGAGCGCATGTTTTAGCTTATGGCATTCATGATGCAATTTCTCCTGGTCTTTCTTTAGAAGAGATTATTGATGAAGTAAGAAAACAAGATGGTGTTTCATCTGCTCCTCATCCATTTAGTTTGCTTGATGCATTACGCAATGATGCAAAAAAATGTGATATGGTTGAGGTCTTTAACAGTAACAATATTGATATTTTGTCTAATGCACGTGCAACTGAATTTGCTCTAGATAACAATATGACTCAAGTTGCAGGAAGTGACTCTCATGTTTTATCCACTCTTGGTAGATGTGTTAATGTAATTGATTCAGAAAATAATCTTGATGATATTTTACGTGCAATGAAAAAAGGTAAGATTTCGATTTCCCAAACTGGATATGCTTTGCAAAATGAAACTCTTGATCACTTACGATACAAAATCAACAATTCAAAAGAATACATTTTTGATTATATTTCTGAGCATTACCCAAGTACAAAATGGCTTTTTTCATTGTTATTGAAACTCTATGATTCAAATCCAAACAGTCATGCATGGACTTTGTTCTATAAACTTGGAATTTATTTTATGAAGAGAATTTCCCAAAAAATTAATTTTCAAAATCATGATCCAAGTTTCATGAAAGATAGGTATCTTCCAACTATGTTTAAAATGGCGTTATGA
- the cofE gene encoding coenzyme F420-0:L-glutamate ligase — MEIIPVTIEKEIEKSDDISQLITSSSKIQDGDIIVIAQKIISKQEGRLIDLSTVTPSLLSEGISSQYQKDPRITELILSESKRIIRMKNGILIVETNGGVICANAGIDESNVKEGFATLLPLDSDKSAKTIREKIYEHTKKDVAVIISDTFGRPFRMGQTNCAIGISGLVPIIDYEGTKDTFGKTLRVTAIAIADELSAASELVMGKTLKTPVAIIRNYSFTKGDTGTHELIRPEHEDLFR; from the coding sequence TTGGAAATTATCCCTGTAACTATTGAAAAAGAAATTGAGAAATCCGATGATATTTCTCAATTAATTACATCTTCATCTAAAATTCAAGATGGTGATATCATTGTAATTGCTCAAAAAATTATTTCAAAACAGGAAGGGCGCTTAATTGATCTATCTACAGTAACTCCTTCACTACTTTCTGAAGGAATAAGCTCTCAGTATCAAAAAGATCCTCGAATAACTGAATTAATTTTATCTGAATCAAAACGAATCATTCGAATGAAAAATGGAATTCTAATTGTTGAAACAAATGGTGGAGTAATATGTGCAAATGCTGGAATTGATGAGAGTAATGTGAAAGAGGGGTTTGCAACATTATTGCCATTAGATTCTGATAAATCAGCAAAAACTATTCGTGAAAAAATTTATGAGCACACAAAAAAAGATGTTGCAGTAATAATTTCTGATACCTTTGGACGACCATTTAGAATGGGACAAACTAATTGTGCTATAGGTATTTCTGGATTAGTTCCAATTATTGATTATGAGGGAACAAAAGATACATTTGGAAAAACTTTACGAGTTACTGCGATTGCAATTGCTGATGAACTTTCAGCTGCATCTGAATTAGTAATGGGAAAAACATTGAAAACCCCTGTAGCAATTATTCGTAATTACTCCTTCACAAAAGGAGATACTGGAACACATGAATTAATTCGTCCTGAGCATGAAGATCTTTTTAGATGA
- the serB gene encoding phosphoserine phosphatase SerB, translating to MLVIFDVEGVLYDEEYLPILAEKVNKQDEIWAITKQGIQGKINWEDGLKTRVAALKGLDEKTCQEVSDTLPIMTGAKEACRALKAAGWKLMAVSGGFTLMMERLQKELDLDYVFCNELIFKDGKLDGVKINVDSDKSKSAKIKIEEWGEKKEDIVCVVDGANDVKLFDICGLGIAYRAQDLVKDLATTTLEEKDLSKILDIINKHYKLELEVPTPA from the coding sequence TTGTTAGTAATTTTTGATGTTGAAGGTGTTTTGTATGATGAAGAATACCTTCCAATTCTTGCAGAAAAGGTCAACAAACAAGATGAGATTTGGGCAATTACAAAACAAGGCATTCAAGGAAAAATTAACTGGGAAGATGGACTAAAAACTAGAGTTGCTGCCCTAAAAGGACTCGATGAAAAAACATGTCAAGAAGTTTCAGATACATTACCAATCATGACTGGTGCAAAAGAAGCATGTAGAGCATTAAAAGCAGCTGGTTGGAAATTGATGGCTGTTTCAGGAGGATTCACCCTGATGATGGAGAGATTACAAAAAGAATTAGACCTTGATTATGTTTTTTGTAATGAATTGATTTTCAAAGATGGTAAACTTGATGGAGTAAAAATCAATGTTGATTCAGACAAGTCAAAATCTGCAAAAATAAAAATTGAAGAATGGGGTGAAAAGAAAGAAGATATTGTTTGTGTTGTAGATGGTGCCAATGATGTCAAATTATTTGATATTTGTGGACTGGGCATCGCATATCGTGCACAGGATTTAGTTAAGGATTTAGCAACAACGACTTTGGAAGAAAAAGATCTTTCCAAAATACTTGACATTATCAATAAACACTACAAATTAGAATTAGAAGTTCCAACACCTGCATAA
- the proS gene encoding proline--tRNA ligase, whose translation MSKEDVGITVSKKDDFSEWYTQVVLKAKLADYAPVKGLIVLRPDGYSIWESLKNTFDKKFAKNGIRNGFLPVLIPESLLGKEQKHFAGFNPEVFWVTHSGTNEIGDRLALRPTSETLAYTLYSKWIQSWRDLPLKINFWNTALRAEIKATKPFLRTSEFLWQEGHTVHTTQEEAEKEVMKILEIYKNTVEEELAIPVTTGKKSEKEKFVGAVYTTTMESIMPDGKALQMGTSHFLGQNFSKPFEVKFADKDNVEHFAWQTSWGVSWRLIGAMIMAHGDDQGLVLPPKVAPTQVVIVPIYKNDEGRDKVIPKVKEIQEKLESKDIRIQVDDRQGLSPGYKFNDWEMKGVPMRIEIGPKDIEKQSVVIAKRYNREKLNLEFNNIEKIITILDEIQKNMLENAQIQSKENTKNILDYAEFKSKIEDGGFFNAPWCGKLECEEKIKEETGADIRVIPFGSENTDSKCIYCGEQSQSVPVFARGY comes from the coding sequence TTGAGTAAAGAAGACGTTGGCATCACGGTTTCAAAAAAAGATGATTTTAGTGAGTGGTATACTCAAGTAGTGCTCAAAGCCAAATTGGCAGATTACGCACCTGTAAAAGGATTAATTGTACTAAGGCCAGACGGATATTCCATTTGGGAGTCATTGAAAAACACGTTTGATAAAAAATTTGCAAAAAATGGAATCAGAAATGGATTTCTTCCAGTATTAATTCCAGAGTCACTTTTAGGAAAAGAACAAAAACATTTTGCAGGTTTTAATCCTGAAGTTTTTTGGGTAACACATTCTGGAACAAATGAGATAGGGGACAGATTGGCTTTAAGGCCAACATCTGAGACATTGGCATACACATTGTATTCTAAATGGATTCAAAGTTGGAGAGACCTACCATTAAAAATTAATTTCTGGAACACTGCTTTGCGTGCAGAGATAAAGGCAACAAAACCATTTTTGAGAACATCAGAATTTCTGTGGCAAGAAGGACATACAGTACACACAACACAAGAAGAAGCAGAAAAAGAAGTGATGAAAATTTTAGAAATTTACAAAAATACTGTTGAAGAGGAATTGGCAATTCCGGTTACAACCGGAAAGAAAAGTGAAAAAGAAAAGTTTGTAGGAGCAGTGTATACAACTACTATGGAATCCATAATGCCAGATGGCAAAGCACTGCAAATGGGAACATCACATTTCTTAGGACAAAATTTCTCAAAACCATTTGAAGTAAAGTTTGCAGACAAAGATAATGTAGAACATTTTGCATGGCAAACATCATGGGGAGTGTCATGGAGATTAATTGGAGCTATGATTATGGCTCATGGAGATGATCAAGGTCTTGTTTTACCACCCAAAGTTGCACCAACTCAAGTAGTAATTGTTCCAATTTACAAAAATGATGAAGGTAGAGACAAAGTAATACCAAAAGTAAAAGAGATTCAAGAAAAATTAGAATCAAAAGATATTCGAATTCAAGTAGATGACAGGCAAGGATTGTCACCAGGTTACAAATTCAATGATTGGGAAATGAAAGGAGTACCAATGCGTATTGAAATTGGACCAAAAGATATCGAAAAACAGAGTGTCGTTATTGCAAAAAGATACAATCGTGAAAAATTGAATTTAGAATTTAACAATATAGAAAAAATTATTACTATTTTAGATGAAATACAAAAAAACATGTTAGAAAATGCACAAATACAATCAAAAGAAAATACAAAAAATATTTTAGATTATGCAGAGTTCAAATCAAAAATTGAAGATGGCGGATTCTTCAATGCACCCTGGTGTGGAAAATTAGAATGCGAAGAGAAGATAAAAGAAGAAACAGGCGCAGATATACGAGTCATTCCATTTGGAAGTGAAAATACAGATTCAAAATGCATCTATTGTGGAGAGCAAAGCCAGTCAGTTCCAGTTTTTGCTAGAGGATACTAA
- a CDS encoding DUF6659 family protein, with protein sequence MSDDFTSKCELLLKEPEIRFAGFLDMMGNLIVGSFRDDVKPLKTEEERKKMFIEAVLRIRTRQDFDDNLGSVSYAAARRKKVVTFTFPLDNVVLFVSAESDVDIDKMAHKIMNLCSIENNS encoded by the coding sequence ATGTCTGATGATTTTACTTCAAAATGTGAACTTTTGCTAAAAGAACCTGAAATTCGTTTTGCAGGATTTTTAGATATGATGGGAAATTTGATTGTAGGATCATTCCGTGATGACGTTAAACCTCTAAAAACTGAGGAAGAACGTAAGAAGATGTTCATTGAGGCTGTATTGCGTATTAGAACGAGGCAGGATTTTGATGATAATCTTGGATCTGTATCTTATGCTGCTGCACGAAGAAAAAAAGTTGTAACATTTACTTTTCCATTAGATAATGTAGTTTTGTTTGTATCTGCAGAATCTGATGTGGATATTGACAAGATGGCACACAAAATAATGAATTTGTGTTCAATTGAAAATAATTCTTAG
- the egtB gene encoding ergothioneine biosynthesis protein EgtB produces the protein MTSNAELEVKKPLLEQFRETRSRTLELVKTLEKDDFVVQTAVFMSPPKWHIGHVSWIYEAIMSKLDKNYEFYSKEFSEYLNSYYQQFGVPQDKGLRGVISRPTVDQIFEYFNTINQRVEKFIETQSLSDDAVRLITMGFHHECQHQELLVYDLQHLLAEQYRPVRKNKIKSQNRVEKKSVQIKGGLYTMGFNGKEFCYDIELPEHKVYLNDYKIDVFPVTNEEYLEFIEDGGYETYKYWLSDGWEKVKENNWKAPMYWGKIDGKWHTRDFLGIREINPNEPVCHVSFYEADAYCKWAGKRLPTEAEWEKAACWNEDKQEKTVFPWGNDQPSEDKCNILESYHWGCAEMGAYPNGVSSSGCQHMIGDVWEWTSSEFAGYPGFKTGFDEYNDKWFTNQKVLRGGSFGTPRMSIRGSYRNFFRLDERWLFSGFRCAEDI, from the coding sequence ATGACTAGCAATGCAGAGCTAGAAGTAAAAAAACCACTATTAGAACAATTCAGAGAGACTAGAAGTAGAACTTTAGAGTTAGTGAAAACGCTTGAAAAAGATGATTTTGTTGTACAGACTGCAGTTTTCATGAGCCCACCAAAATGGCACATAGGGCATGTCAGTTGGATCTATGAAGCAATTATGAGTAAATTGGACAAAAATTATGAGTTCTATTCAAAAGAATTTTCAGAATATTTGAATTCTTATTATCAACAATTTGGAGTTCCACAAGACAAAGGACTGCGTGGAGTAATTTCCAGACCAACAGTTGATCAAATTTTTGAATATTTTAACACAATAAATCAAAGGGTTGAGAAATTCATAGAAACCCAATCTTTGAGTGATGATGCAGTGAGATTAATTACAATGGGTTTTCATCATGAATGCCAACATCAAGAGCTTTTAGTTTATGATTTACAGCATCTTTTAGCTGAGCAATACAGACCAGTACGAAAAAACAAAATAAAATCACAAAATAGAGTTGAAAAAAAATCTGTGCAAATTAAAGGTGGCTTATACACAATGGGATTTAATGGAAAAGAATTCTGTTATGACATCGAGCTCCCAGAACACAAAGTTTACCTTAATGATTACAAGATAGATGTTTTTCCAGTTACAAATGAGGAATATTTAGAATTCATCGAAGATGGAGGATACGAGACATACAAGTATTGGTTATCAGATGGATGGGAAAAGGTAAAGGAGAACAATTGGAAAGCTCCAATGTATTGGGGAAAAATTGATGGTAAATGGCATACTAGAGACTTTTTAGGAATTAGAGAAATCAATCCAAACGAACCAGTTTGCCATGTTAGTTTCTATGAAGCAGATGCATATTGTAAATGGGCAGGAAAAAGATTGCCAACCGAAGCAGAATGGGAAAAAGCTGCTTGTTGGAATGAAGATAAACAAGAAAAAACAGTCTTCCCATGGGGAAACGATCAACCATCAGAAGACAAATGCAATATTCTTGAATCATATCATTGGGGATGTGCTGAGATGGGAGCATATCCAAACGGAGTTAGTTCTTCAGGTTGCCAACACATGATTGGAGATGTATGGGAATGGACATCCTCAGAATTTGCAGGCTATCCAGGATTCAAAACAGGTTTTGATGAATATAATGACAAGTGGTTTACAAATCAAAAAGTCTTGAGAGGAGGCTCTTTTGGTACTCCAAGAATGTCAATTCGTGGAAGTTACAGGAACTTTTTCAGACTAGACGAGAGATGGTTGTTTTCAGGATTTAGATGTGCTGAAGACATCTAG
- the egtD gene encoding L-histidine N(alpha)-methyltransferase produces MNNALQENKKYKKFVVDSRLQYFKPHATKIEKTFAEEISSTLGSNSKSIHPKFFYDNKGSELFKQICSVSEYYPTRTEISILQKLQTELPPFLDEDFRLVELGSGSSVKTRLILDFFTSSQKNTEYFPIDISEILTESSEELLNDYKNLTITGIIDTYEGGLEFLKTYDDKKNLIIFLGSSFGNFSPIDGYKFLEKVYSTMKPGDLFLIGLDLVKDKTILESAYNDSEGITAKFNLNVLSRINDELDADFDLKNFSHYAIYNEKDQRIEMYLKSLADQSIVVSKSDLELKLQKDELIHTEYSHKYRLSQIHDLLDDVGFELKHTWLDDKKHFSLTLVSKN; encoded by the coding sequence TTGAATAATGCTCTACAAGAAAACAAAAAATACAAAAAATTTGTAGTTGACTCTAGATTACAATACTTTAAGCCTCATGCTACAAAAATTGAAAAAACATTTGCTGAAGAAATATCTTCAACTCTAGGCTCCAATTCAAAATCCATTCATCCTAAATTCTTTTACGACAACAAAGGTTCTGAATTGTTTAAACAAATCTGTTCTGTTTCAGAATATTATCCGACTAGAACTGAAATCTCTATTTTACAAAAACTACAAACTGAGTTACCTCCATTTTTAGATGAAGATTTTAGACTAGTGGAATTGGGTAGTGGGTCATCTGTAAAGACACGATTGATTTTGGATTTTTTTACTAGCTCTCAAAAAAACACTGAATATTTTCCAATAGATATCTCTGAAATTCTTACAGAAAGCTCTGAGGAACTTCTAAATGATTACAAAAATCTAACGATAACTGGTATAATCGATACGTATGAGGGTGGTTTAGAATTCCTAAAAACATATGATGACAAGAAAAATCTTATTATCTTTTTAGGTTCTAGTTTTGGTAATTTTTCACCAATTGATGGTTACAAATTTTTAGAGAAGGTTTACTCCACAATGAAACCTGGTGACTTGTTTTTAATTGGACTTGATCTTGTTAAAGACAAAACTATTCTTGAATCTGCATATAATGACTCAGAAGGAATAACTGCTAAATTCAATCTTAATGTTTTATCTAGAATCAATGATGAGCTTGATGCAGATTTTGATCTAAAAAATTTTTCACATTATGCAATTTACAACGAAAAAGATCAGCGTATTGAGATGTATTTGAAATCTTTGGCTGACCAGTCTATCGTTGTTTCAAAATCTGATCTTGAGTTAAAATTACAAAAAGATGAATTGATTCATACTGAATATTCTCATAAATATCGTCTATCTCAAATTCATGACCTCCTTGACGATGTTGGATTTGAATTAAAACATACTTGGTTAGATGATAAAAAACACTTCTCACTGACTTTGGTCTCTAAAAACTAG
- a CDS encoding ABC transporter ATP-binding protein, whose product MEEILRIEHLKKYFSKKGMFGSSSSTVRATDDISFSVNRGEVFVLAGESGSGKSTIAKLILRSIEPDSGKIFFENQEIDNRPENLKKIRMSCQMIHQDPYDSINPRMKIGDIVSEPLEIHNLGNKEERRKRVIEVLHEVKLEPAEEIIKKYPHMLSGGQRQRVVLARALSLKPKVILADEPVSMLDVSIRAEMLELMHELQKKYNISFIYITHDLATARYFGQRIGILYLGKIVEIGPIDKVLLSPKHPYTQALIDAISEIDPDNLHREKKIRINEPTDIDILHGCRFRNRCPYIIEKCSVEPDLEQTDEGQFSACHVKID is encoded by the coding sequence TTGGAAGAAATTCTTCGAATTGAACATTTGAAAAAATATTTTTCTAAAAAAGGAATGTTTGGGAGTAGTTCATCGACAGTCAGAGCAACAGATGATATTTCTTTTTCGGTGAACAGAGGAGAAGTTTTTGTTTTAGCAGGTGAATCAGGTTCTGGAAAATCAACTATTGCAAAATTAATTTTAAGATCAATAGAACCAGATTCTGGAAAAATATTTTTTGAAAATCAAGAAATTGACAACAGACCTGAAAATTTGAAAAAAATTAGGATGAGTTGCCAAATGATACATCAGGATCCCTATGATTCAATTAATCCAAGAATGAAAATTGGAGATATTGTTTCAGAACCGTTGGAGATACATAATCTTGGAAACAAAGAAGAAAGAAGGAAAAGAGTAATTGAAGTTCTTCACGAAGTAAAATTAGAGCCAGCCGAAGAGATTATCAAAAAATATCCACATATGTTATCAGGTGGACAAAGACAAAGGGTGGTTCTGGCCAGAGCATTGTCATTAAAACCAAAAGTGATTTTGGCAGATGAACCTGTTTCAATGCTAGATGTGTCAATAAGAGCTGAAATGCTTGAATTAATGCATGAATTACAAAAAAAATACAACATTTCATTCATCTACATTACACATGATTTAGCAACAGCCAGGTATTTTGGTCAAAGAATAGGAATTCTGTACTTAGGAAAAATTGTTGAGATAGGTCCAATTGACAAAGTACTATTGAGCCCAAAGCACCCATACACACAAGCACTAATTGATGCAATATCAGAAATAGACCCAGATAATCTACATAGAGAAAAGAAGATTAGAATTAATGAGCCAACAGACATAGATATTCTTCACGGCTGTAGATTCAGAAATAGGTGTCCATACATCATAGAGAAATGTAGTGTTGAGCCCGATTTAGAACAAACAGATG